In Megalopta genalis isolate 19385.01 chromosome 7, iyMegGena1_principal, whole genome shotgun sequence, a single window of DNA contains:
- the LOC117218550 gene encoding uncharacterized protein LOC117218550 isoform X2: MGSSTASETTINTSTDSANTMLTMVTTTDGEQPDDSFDLIDIPSEMSPPAPLPAAPTPEPAPPPPPPPPPPPSFLPIDEYSQVDRPCIATATGHISIAAARSEITARLEVRVSSTSNLLEDVDGPPVAAAMLAANNLENNNAPRLPSSGRTPPLPDLRATDFFSTPVRGSVDAGQPDPDFNPMLTLIVGKAREDTGPSSDRSYSRRNHNSFSEGKHGQRKPSVNVTTNPLDISLVGACASNERPSSDGPPGRTGPPAGKIRGRGAGEWGRSRSAHGGNTAGSKRTTQAATIVVQQPSLSLDGSTGAATILLHPEVDVRRREENMRQLLDVANTLTLQEIHDFEMRYGSPHHSRSQSVKTPGSRSSGRPNYLCLPQQRSRVASMPNTGVEEEYYRQRHFSITAKGVVNRGDSLKSRRSRSNNSVASSNSSTEHLTASYPGSARNSAAGSLASSRESSASQGPTPYHVLMLGAPAVGKSSLVSQFMTSEYLHAYDTSIDDESGEKTVSVLLAGEESELTFIDHTSTEMTPETCIATYEPHAYCVVYSTTDRASVRVAEAVLQTLWRSDHVSARAVILVGNKVDLERSRLVSTAEGKSMATSYDCKFIETSVMINHNVDELLVGLLTQIRLKLENPERARDLFRKRSRKNRSKSPLGSCSENNSPKKYRGSRTSTSLKVRNLLGKVWARDSKSKSCENLHVL, translated from the exons ATGGGATCGAGCACCGCGTCCGAGACCACGATCAACACCAGCACCGACAGCGCCAACACCATGCTCACGATG GTGACCACCACGGACGGAGAACAGCCGGACGATAGTTTCGATCTGATAGACATCCCCTCGGAGATGTCACCGCCCGCTCCACTGCCGGCGGCTCCAACGCCCGAGCCGGCTCCGCCGCCACCGcctccgccaccgccgccgccgtcgtttTTGCCGATCGACGAGTATTCCCAGGTGGATCGGCCGTGCATAGCCACGGCCACGGGCCATATATCGATCGCTGCCGCGCGATCGGAGATCACCGCCCGCCTCGAGGTCCGAGTGTCGAGCACCTCGAACCTCCTCGAGGACGTGGACGGTCCACCGGTCGCCGCGGCCATGCTGGCCGCCAACAATCTCGAAAACAACAACGCGCCCAGGTTGCCTTCCTCCGGTCGCACCCCCCCGTTGCCGGACCTCCGCGCGACCGACTTTTTCAG CACCCCGGTGAGAGGCTCGGTGGACGCGGGCCAGCCGGACCCCGACTTCAACCCGATGCTGACCCTGATCGTCGGGAAGGCGCGCGAGGACACCGGCCCGTCCTCCGACCGATCCTACTCACGGCGGAACCACAACTCGTTCAGCGAGGGCAAGCACGGCCAGAGGAAGCCGAGCGTGAACGTGACCACGAACCCGCTGGACATATCGCTGGTCGGCGCTTGCGCCAGCAACGAGAGACCGTCGTCCGATGGTCCTCCTGGTAGGACCGGACCACCGGCCGGCAAGATCCGTGGAAGAGGCGCCGGTGAGTGGGGCCGATCGAGATCCGCGCACG GGGGCAACACGGCCGGCAGCAAGAGAACCACGCAGGCGGCTACGATCGTGGTGCAGCAGCCGTCGCTGTCGCTGGACGGGTCCACCGGGGCAGCGACCATCCTCTTGCACCCGGAGGTGGACGTCAGACGCCGCGAAGAGAACATGAGACAGCTGCTGGACGTCGCGAACACGTTGACGTTGCAGGAGATACACGACTTCGAGATGAG ATACGGTAGCCCGCACCACAGCAGGTCGCAGTCGGTGAAAACGCCCGGCAGCCGTTCGTCCGGCCGGCCAAATTACTTGTGTCTTCCGCAACAGAGATCGAGGGTCGCCAGCATGCCGAACACGGGCGTCGAGGAGGAGTACTACAGGCAGAGACATTTCAGTATCACCGCCAAAGGGGTGGTAAACAGAGGCGACTCCCTCAAGAGTCGGAGATCCCGGTCCAACAATAGCGTCGCTTCGAGCAACTCGAG CACGGAACACCTGACCGCTTCGTACCCCGGCTCGGCGAGGAACTCGGCGGCGGGATCGCTGGCCAGCTCGAGGGAGAGCAGCGCGTCTCAGGGACCAACGCCGTACCATGTTCTGATGCTGGGCGCTCCGGCCGTCGGCAAGAGCTCGCTGGTCTCGCAGTTCATGACCTCCGAATACCTGCACGCTTACGACACCTCGATCG ACGACGAGTCCGGGGAGAAGACGGTGAGCGTGCTCCTGGCCGGGGAGGAGTCTGAGCTGACTTTCATCGATCACACCAGCACCGAGATGACG CCGGAAACGTGCATCGCGACGTACGAGCCGCACGCGTACTGCGTCGTCTACTCGACGACGGACCGGGCCTCGGTGCGAGTCGCCGAAGCGGTTCTACAAACTCTCTGGCGCAGCGACCACGTCTCCGCAAGGGCGGTGATCCTCGTCGGCAACAAAGTCGATCTCGAGCGCAGCCGGTTGGTCTCGACCGCGG AAGGAAAGTCGATGGCCACGTCCTACGACTGCAAGTTCATCGAGACGTCCGTCATGATCAACCACAACGTCGACGAGCTGTTGGTCGGCCTGTTGACGCAGATCCGGCTGAAGCTCGAGAATCCCGAGAGGGCGAGGGACCTGTTCCGGAAGAGGTCCAGGAAGAACCGCAGCAAATCGCCGCTGGGCTCCTGCTCCGAGAACAACTCGCCGAAAAAGTATCGCGGCAGTCGTACCAGCACGAGTCTGAAGGTGCGGAACTTGCTCGGCAAAGTATGGGCGAGGGACAGCAAGTCGAAGAGCTGCGAGAACCTGCACGTACTCTAA
- the LOC117218550 gene encoding uncharacterized protein LOC117218550 isoform X4: MGSSTASETTINTSTDSANTMLTMVTTTDGEQPDDSFDLIDIPSEMSPPAPLPAAPTPEPAPPPPPPPPPPPSFLPIDEYSQVDRPCIATATGHISIAAARSEITARLEVRVSSTSNLLEDVDGPPVAAAMLAANNLENNNAPRLPSSGRTPPLPDLRATDFFSTPVRGSVDAGQPDPDFNPMLTLIVGKAREDTGPSSDRSYSRRNHNSFSEGKHGQRKPSVNVTTNPLDISLVGACASNERPSSDGPPGRTGPPAGKIRGRGAGEWGRSRSAHESHPLVSTIHSWVRLFFPFCAIGGNTAGSKRTTQAATIVVQQPSLSLDGSTGAATILLHPEVDVRRREENMRQLLDVANTLTLQEIHDFEMRYGSPHHSRSQSVKTPGSRSSGRPNYLCLPQQRSRVASMPNTGVEEEYYRQRHFSITAKGVVNRGDSLKSRRSRSNNSVASSNSSTEHLTASYPGSARNSAAGSLASSRESSASQGPTPYHVLMLGAPAVGKSSLVSQFMTSEYLHAYDTSIDDESGEKTVSVLLAGEESELTFIDHTSTEMTPETCIATYEPHAYCVVYSTTDRASVRVAEAVLQTLWRSDHVSARAVILVGNKVDLERSRLVSTAEGKSMATSYDCKFIETSVMINHNVDELLVGLLTQIRLKLENPERARDLFRKRSRKNRSKSPLGSCSENNSPKKYRGSRTSTSLKVRNLLGKVWARDSKSKSCENLHVL, encoded by the exons ATGGGATCGAGCACCGCGTCCGAGACCACGATCAACACCAGCACCGACAGCGCCAACACCATGCTCACGATG GTGACCACCACGGACGGAGAACAGCCGGACGATAGTTTCGATCTGATAGACATCCCCTCGGAGATGTCACCGCCCGCTCCACTGCCGGCGGCTCCAACGCCCGAGCCGGCTCCGCCGCCACCGcctccgccaccgccgccgccgtcgtttTTGCCGATCGACGAGTATTCCCAGGTGGATCGGCCGTGCATAGCCACGGCCACGGGCCATATATCGATCGCTGCCGCGCGATCGGAGATCACCGCCCGCCTCGAGGTCCGAGTGTCGAGCACCTCGAACCTCCTCGAGGACGTGGACGGTCCACCGGTCGCCGCGGCCATGCTGGCCGCCAACAATCTCGAAAACAACAACGCGCCCAGGTTGCCTTCCTCCGGTCGCACCCCCCCGTTGCCGGACCTCCGCGCGACCGACTTTTTCAG CACCCCGGTGAGAGGCTCGGTGGACGCGGGCCAGCCGGACCCCGACTTCAACCCGATGCTGACCCTGATCGTCGGGAAGGCGCGCGAGGACACCGGCCCGTCCTCCGACCGATCCTACTCACGGCGGAACCACAACTCGTTCAGCGAGGGCAAGCACGGCCAGAGGAAGCCGAGCGTGAACGTGACCACGAACCCGCTGGACATATCGCTGGTCGGCGCTTGCGCCAGCAACGAGAGACCGTCGTCCGATGGTCCTCCTGGTAGGACCGGACCACCGGCCGGCAAGATCCGTGGAAGAGGCGCCGGTGAGTGGGGCCGATCGAGATCCGCGCACG AATCTCATCCCCTCGTTTCGACCATTCATTCATGGGTCAGGCTCTTTTTCCCGTTTTGCGCAATAG GGGGCAACACGGCCGGCAGCAAGAGAACCACGCAGGCGGCTACGATCGTGGTGCAGCAGCCGTCGCTGTCGCTGGACGGGTCCACCGGGGCAGCGACCATCCTCTTGCACCCGGAGGTGGACGTCAGACGCCGCGAAGAGAACATGAGACAGCTGCTGGACGTCGCGAACACGTTGACGTTGCAGGAGATACACGACTTCGAGATGAG ATACGGTAGCCCGCACCACAGCAGGTCGCAGTCGGTGAAAACGCCCGGCAGCCGTTCGTCCGGCCGGCCAAATTACTTGTGTCTTCCGCAACAGAGATCGAGGGTCGCCAGCATGCCGAACACGGGCGTCGAGGAGGAGTACTACAGGCAGAGACATTTCAGTATCACCGCCAAAGGGGTGGTAAACAGAGGCGACTCCCTCAAGAGTCGGAGATCCCGGTCCAACAATAGCGTCGCTTCGAGCAACTCGAG CACGGAACACCTGACCGCTTCGTACCCCGGCTCGGCGAGGAACTCGGCGGCGGGATCGCTGGCCAGCTCGAGGGAGAGCAGCGCGTCTCAGGGACCAACGCCGTACCATGTTCTGATGCTGGGCGCTCCGGCCGTCGGCAAGAGCTCGCTGGTCTCGCAGTTCATGACCTCCGAATACCTGCACGCTTACGACACCTCGATCG ACGACGAGTCCGGGGAGAAGACGGTGAGCGTGCTCCTGGCCGGGGAGGAGTCTGAGCTGACTTTCATCGATCACACCAGCACCGAGATGACG CCGGAAACGTGCATCGCGACGTACGAGCCGCACGCGTACTGCGTCGTCTACTCGACGACGGACCGGGCCTCGGTGCGAGTCGCCGAAGCGGTTCTACAAACTCTCTGGCGCAGCGACCACGTCTCCGCAAGGGCGGTGATCCTCGTCGGCAACAAAGTCGATCTCGAGCGCAGCCGGTTGGTCTCGACCGCGG AAGGAAAGTCGATGGCCACGTCCTACGACTGCAAGTTCATCGAGACGTCCGTCATGATCAACCACAACGTCGACGAGCTGTTGGTCGGCCTGTTGACGCAGATCCGGCTGAAGCTCGAGAATCCCGAGAGGGCGAGGGACCTGTTCCGGAAGAGGTCCAGGAAGAACCGCAGCAAATCGCCGCTGGGCTCCTGCTCCGAGAACAACTCGCCGAAAAAGTATCGCGGCAGTCGTACCAGCACGAGTCTGAAGGTGCGGAACTTGCTCGGCAAAGTATGGGCGAGGGACAGCAAGTCGAAGAGCTGCGAGAACCTGCACGTACTCTAA
- the LOC117218550 gene encoding uncharacterized protein LOC117218550 isoform X1, which translates to MGSSTASETTINTSTDSANTMLTMVTTTDGEQPDDSFDLIDIPSEMSPPAPLPAAPTPEPAPPPPPPPPPPPSFLPIDEYSQVDRPCIATATGHISIAAARSEITARLEVRVSSTSNLLEDVDGPPVAAAMLAANNLENNNAPRLPSSGRTPPLPDLRATDFFSTPVRGSVDAGQPDPDFNPMLTLIVGKAREDTGPSSDRSYSRRNHNSFSEGKHGQRKPSVNVTTNPLDISLVGACASNERPSSDGPPGRTGPPAGKIRGRGAESHPLVSTIHSWVRLFFPFCAIGGNTAGSKRTTQAATIVVQQPSLSLDGSTGAATILLHPEVDVRRREENMRQLLDVANTLTLQEIHDFEMRYGSPHHSRSQSVKTPGSRSSGRPNYLCLPQQRSRVASMPNTGVEEEYYRQRHFSITAKGVVNRGDSLKSRRSRSNNSVASSNSSTEHLTASYPGSARNSAAGSLASSRESSASQGPTPYHVLMLGAPAVGKSSLVSQFMTSEYLHAYDTSIDDESGEKTVSVLLAGEESELTFIDHTSTEMTPETCIATYEPHAYCVVYSTTDRASVRVAEAVLQTLWRSDHVSARAVILVGNKVDLERSRLVSTAEGKSMATSYDCKFIETSVMINHNVDELLVGLLTQIRLKLENPERARDLFRKRSRKNRSKSPLGSCSENNSPKKYRGSRTSTSLKVRNLLGKVWARDSKSKSCENLHVL; encoded by the exons ATGGGATCGAGCACCGCGTCCGAGACCACGATCAACACCAGCACCGACAGCGCCAACACCATGCTCACGATG GTGACCACCACGGACGGAGAACAGCCGGACGATAGTTTCGATCTGATAGACATCCCCTCGGAGATGTCACCGCCCGCTCCACTGCCGGCGGCTCCAACGCCCGAGCCGGCTCCGCCGCCACCGcctccgccaccgccgccgccgtcgtttTTGCCGATCGACGAGTATTCCCAGGTGGATCGGCCGTGCATAGCCACGGCCACGGGCCATATATCGATCGCTGCCGCGCGATCGGAGATCACCGCCCGCCTCGAGGTCCGAGTGTCGAGCACCTCGAACCTCCTCGAGGACGTGGACGGTCCACCGGTCGCCGCGGCCATGCTGGCCGCCAACAATCTCGAAAACAACAACGCGCCCAGGTTGCCTTCCTCCGGTCGCACCCCCCCGTTGCCGGACCTCCGCGCGACCGACTTTTTCAG CACCCCGGTGAGAGGCTCGGTGGACGCGGGCCAGCCGGACCCCGACTTCAACCCGATGCTGACCCTGATCGTCGGGAAGGCGCGCGAGGACACCGGCCCGTCCTCCGACCGATCCTACTCACGGCGGAACCACAACTCGTTCAGCGAGGGCAAGCACGGCCAGAGGAAGCCGAGCGTGAACGTGACCACGAACCCGCTGGACATATCGCTGGTCGGCGCTTGCGCCAGCAACGAGAGACCGTCGTCCGATGGTCCTCCTGGTAGGACCGGACCACCGGCCGGCAAGATCCGTGGAAGAGGCGCCG AATCTCATCCCCTCGTTTCGACCATTCATTCATGGGTCAGGCTCTTTTTCCCGTTTTGCGCAATAG GGGGCAACACGGCCGGCAGCAAGAGAACCACGCAGGCGGCTACGATCGTGGTGCAGCAGCCGTCGCTGTCGCTGGACGGGTCCACCGGGGCAGCGACCATCCTCTTGCACCCGGAGGTGGACGTCAGACGCCGCGAAGAGAACATGAGACAGCTGCTGGACGTCGCGAACACGTTGACGTTGCAGGAGATACACGACTTCGAGATGAG ATACGGTAGCCCGCACCACAGCAGGTCGCAGTCGGTGAAAACGCCCGGCAGCCGTTCGTCCGGCCGGCCAAATTACTTGTGTCTTCCGCAACAGAGATCGAGGGTCGCCAGCATGCCGAACACGGGCGTCGAGGAGGAGTACTACAGGCAGAGACATTTCAGTATCACCGCCAAAGGGGTGGTAAACAGAGGCGACTCCCTCAAGAGTCGGAGATCCCGGTCCAACAATAGCGTCGCTTCGAGCAACTCGAG CACGGAACACCTGACCGCTTCGTACCCCGGCTCGGCGAGGAACTCGGCGGCGGGATCGCTGGCCAGCTCGAGGGAGAGCAGCGCGTCTCAGGGACCAACGCCGTACCATGTTCTGATGCTGGGCGCTCCGGCCGTCGGCAAGAGCTCGCTGGTCTCGCAGTTCATGACCTCCGAATACCTGCACGCTTACGACACCTCGATCG ACGACGAGTCCGGGGAGAAGACGGTGAGCGTGCTCCTGGCCGGGGAGGAGTCTGAGCTGACTTTCATCGATCACACCAGCACCGAGATGACG CCGGAAACGTGCATCGCGACGTACGAGCCGCACGCGTACTGCGTCGTCTACTCGACGACGGACCGGGCCTCGGTGCGAGTCGCCGAAGCGGTTCTACAAACTCTCTGGCGCAGCGACCACGTCTCCGCAAGGGCGGTGATCCTCGTCGGCAACAAAGTCGATCTCGAGCGCAGCCGGTTGGTCTCGACCGCGG AAGGAAAGTCGATGGCCACGTCCTACGACTGCAAGTTCATCGAGACGTCCGTCATGATCAACCACAACGTCGACGAGCTGTTGGTCGGCCTGTTGACGCAGATCCGGCTGAAGCTCGAGAATCCCGAGAGGGCGAGGGACCTGTTCCGGAAGAGGTCCAGGAAGAACCGCAGCAAATCGCCGCTGGGCTCCTGCTCCGAGAACAACTCGCCGAAAAAGTATCGCGGCAGTCGTACCAGCACGAGTCTGAAGGTGCGGAACTTGCTCGGCAAAGTATGGGCGAGGGACAGCAAGTCGAAGAGCTGCGAGAACCTGCACGTACTCTAA
- the LOC117218550 gene encoding uncharacterized protein LOC117218550 isoform X3, translated as MGSSTASETTINTSTDSANTMLTMVTTTDGEQPDDSFDLIDIPSEMSPPAPLPAAPTPEPAPPPPPPPPPPPSFLPIDEYSQVDRPCIATATGHISIAAARSEITARLEVRVSSTSNLLEDVDGPPVAAAMLAANNLENNNAPRLPSSGRTPPLPDLRATDFFSTPVRGSVDAGQPDPDFNPMLTLIVGKAREDTGPSSDRSYSRRNHNSFSEGKHGQRKPSVNVTTNPLDISLVGACASNERPSSDGPPGRTGPPAGKIRGRGAGGNTAGSKRTTQAATIVVQQPSLSLDGSTGAATILLHPEVDVRRREENMRQLLDVANTLTLQEIHDFEMRYGSPHHSRSQSVKTPGSRSSGRPNYLCLPQQRSRVASMPNTGVEEEYYRQRHFSITAKGVVNRGDSLKSRRSRSNNSVASSNSSTEHLTASYPGSARNSAAGSLASSRESSASQGPTPYHVLMLGAPAVGKSSLVSQFMTSEYLHAYDTSIDDESGEKTVSVLLAGEESELTFIDHTSTEMTPETCIATYEPHAYCVVYSTTDRASVRVAEAVLQTLWRSDHVSARAVILVGNKVDLERSRLVSTAEGKSMATSYDCKFIETSVMINHNVDELLVGLLTQIRLKLENPERARDLFRKRSRKNRSKSPLGSCSENNSPKKYRGSRTSTSLKVRNLLGKVWARDSKSKSCENLHVL; from the exons ATGGGATCGAGCACCGCGTCCGAGACCACGATCAACACCAGCACCGACAGCGCCAACACCATGCTCACGATG GTGACCACCACGGACGGAGAACAGCCGGACGATAGTTTCGATCTGATAGACATCCCCTCGGAGATGTCACCGCCCGCTCCACTGCCGGCGGCTCCAACGCCCGAGCCGGCTCCGCCGCCACCGcctccgccaccgccgccgccgtcgtttTTGCCGATCGACGAGTATTCCCAGGTGGATCGGCCGTGCATAGCCACGGCCACGGGCCATATATCGATCGCTGCCGCGCGATCGGAGATCACCGCCCGCCTCGAGGTCCGAGTGTCGAGCACCTCGAACCTCCTCGAGGACGTGGACGGTCCACCGGTCGCCGCGGCCATGCTGGCCGCCAACAATCTCGAAAACAACAACGCGCCCAGGTTGCCTTCCTCCGGTCGCACCCCCCCGTTGCCGGACCTCCGCGCGACCGACTTTTTCAG CACCCCGGTGAGAGGCTCGGTGGACGCGGGCCAGCCGGACCCCGACTTCAACCCGATGCTGACCCTGATCGTCGGGAAGGCGCGCGAGGACACCGGCCCGTCCTCCGACCGATCCTACTCACGGCGGAACCACAACTCGTTCAGCGAGGGCAAGCACGGCCAGAGGAAGCCGAGCGTGAACGTGACCACGAACCCGCTGGACATATCGCTGGTCGGCGCTTGCGCCAGCAACGAGAGACCGTCGTCCGATGGTCCTCCTGGTAGGACCGGACCACCGGCCGGCAAGATCCGTGGAAGAGGCGCCG GGGGCAACACGGCCGGCAGCAAGAGAACCACGCAGGCGGCTACGATCGTGGTGCAGCAGCCGTCGCTGTCGCTGGACGGGTCCACCGGGGCAGCGACCATCCTCTTGCACCCGGAGGTGGACGTCAGACGCCGCGAAGAGAACATGAGACAGCTGCTGGACGTCGCGAACACGTTGACGTTGCAGGAGATACACGACTTCGAGATGAG ATACGGTAGCCCGCACCACAGCAGGTCGCAGTCGGTGAAAACGCCCGGCAGCCGTTCGTCCGGCCGGCCAAATTACTTGTGTCTTCCGCAACAGAGATCGAGGGTCGCCAGCATGCCGAACACGGGCGTCGAGGAGGAGTACTACAGGCAGAGACATTTCAGTATCACCGCCAAAGGGGTGGTAAACAGAGGCGACTCCCTCAAGAGTCGGAGATCCCGGTCCAACAATAGCGTCGCTTCGAGCAACTCGAG CACGGAACACCTGACCGCTTCGTACCCCGGCTCGGCGAGGAACTCGGCGGCGGGATCGCTGGCCAGCTCGAGGGAGAGCAGCGCGTCTCAGGGACCAACGCCGTACCATGTTCTGATGCTGGGCGCTCCGGCCGTCGGCAAGAGCTCGCTGGTCTCGCAGTTCATGACCTCCGAATACCTGCACGCTTACGACACCTCGATCG ACGACGAGTCCGGGGAGAAGACGGTGAGCGTGCTCCTGGCCGGGGAGGAGTCTGAGCTGACTTTCATCGATCACACCAGCACCGAGATGACG CCGGAAACGTGCATCGCGACGTACGAGCCGCACGCGTACTGCGTCGTCTACTCGACGACGGACCGGGCCTCGGTGCGAGTCGCCGAAGCGGTTCTACAAACTCTCTGGCGCAGCGACCACGTCTCCGCAAGGGCGGTGATCCTCGTCGGCAACAAAGTCGATCTCGAGCGCAGCCGGTTGGTCTCGACCGCGG AAGGAAAGTCGATGGCCACGTCCTACGACTGCAAGTTCATCGAGACGTCCGTCATGATCAACCACAACGTCGACGAGCTGTTGGTCGGCCTGTTGACGCAGATCCGGCTGAAGCTCGAGAATCCCGAGAGGGCGAGGGACCTGTTCCGGAAGAGGTCCAGGAAGAACCGCAGCAAATCGCCGCTGGGCTCCTGCTCCGAGAACAACTCGCCGAAAAAGTATCGCGGCAGTCGTACCAGCACGAGTCTGAAGGTGCGGAACTTGCTCGGCAAAGTATGGGCGAGGGACAGCAAGTCGAAGAGCTGCGAGAACCTGCACGTACTCTAA
- the LOC117218555 gene encoding uncharacterized protein LOC117218555 isoform X2, which translates to MQNIGSKDSLCNRTEETIATCVNSQCRINNEEASDLRQQVSNLQETVSSLENTIQLKDVQLQNLRRDNERLSAELKKQQRCVRNIKQQLADERLFYQREKDHFNDELQRQKIRSAGGATRLCKQRTDFEDARRSLEEENESLREELCEKTRTTYNLCIKFLRMKYAKDSLRQKLDQLLKEHLQVMSDMMEKLDEGRGELNIIVSDKFQEALPLSKAKFLQVVQRNARLVHENATLRMQIEHLTTNIEELKSGMQKPKLINIDAKIIAKLANRNSAKCGKETAKWPPSQ; encoded by the exons ATGCAGAATATCGGTTCGAAAGATAGTTTGTGTAACCGTACAGAGGAAACGATTGCCACTTGCGTAAACTCTCAATGCCGAATTAACAACGAAGAAGCATCGGATCTACGTCAGCAG GTGTCGAATCTGCAAGAAACAGTCTCGTCTCTAGAGAATACCATACAACTGAAGGATGTACAGCTGCAGAATTTGCGACGCGACAACGAACGATTGTCGGCCGAGTTGAAGAAGCAACAGAGATGCGTCAGGAACATCAAAC AGCAGTTGGCCGACGAAAGGCTGTTCTACCAAAGGGAGAAGGATCATTTCAACGACGAGCTGCAGCGGCAGAAAATTAGGTCTGCCGGCGGGGCGACGAGGCTGTGCAAACAGAGAACAGATTTCGAGGATGCACGGAGATCCTTGGAGGAGGAGAACGAGTCCCTTAGGGAGGAGCTGTGCGAGAAAACGAGAACGACGTACAATTTGTGCATAAAGTTCCTGCGAATGAAATACGCGAAAGACTCGTTGAGGCAGAAATTGGATCAATTGTTGAAAGAGCATCTGCAGGTGATGTCGGATATGATGGAGAAGTTGGACGAAGGGCGGGGAGAGCTGAACATTATCGTGTCGGACAAGTTCCAAGAGGCTTTGCCTTTGAGCAAAGCAAAATTTCTGCAG GTGGTGCAAAGAAACGCCCGATTGGTTCATGAAAACGCAACGCTAAGGATGCAGATAGAGCATCTCACGACGAACATAGAGGAACTGAAGAGTGGCATGCAGAAGCCTAAATTAATTAACATCGATGCTAAAATTATTGCCAAATTGGCCAATCGAAATTCAGCGAAATGTGGCAAGGAGACAGCAAAATGGCCGCCGTCTCAGTAA
- the LOC117218555 gene encoding uncharacterized protein LOC117218555 isoform X1 has translation MQNIGSKDSLCNRTEETIATCVNSQCRINNEEASDLRQQVSNLQETVSSLENTIQLKDVQLQNLRRDNERLSAELKKQQRCVRNIKRNKACTADFDKLIVTLESTELILEQLADERLFYQREKDHFNDELQRQKIRSAGGATRLCKQRTDFEDARRSLEEENESLREELCEKTRTTYNLCIKFLRMKYAKDSLRQKLDQLLKEHLQVMSDMMEKLDEGRGELNIIVSDKFQEALPLSKAKFLQVVQRNARLVHENATLRMQIEHLTTNIEELKSGMQKPKLINIDAKIIAKLANRNSAKCGKETAKWPPSQ, from the exons ATGCAGAATATCGGTTCGAAAGATAGTTTGTGTAACCGTACAGAGGAAACGATTGCCACTTGCGTAAACTCTCAATGCCGAATTAACAACGAAGAAGCATCGGATCTACGTCAGCAG GTGTCGAATCTGCAAGAAACAGTCTCGTCTCTAGAGAATACCATACAACTGAAGGATGTACAGCTGCAGAATTTGCGACGCGACAACGAACGATTGTCGGCCGAGTTGAAGAAGCAACAGAGATGCGTCAGGAACATCAAACGTAACAAGGCTTGCACAGCGGACTTCGACAAGCTTATTGTAACCCTTGAATCTACCGAATTAATTTTAGAGCAGTTGGCCGACGAAAGGCTGTTCTACCAAAGGGAGAAGGATCATTTCAACGACGAGCTGCAGCGGCAGAAAATTAGGTCTGCCGGCGGGGCGACGAGGCTGTGCAAACAGAGAACAGATTTCGAGGATGCACGGAGATCCTTGGAGGAGGAGAACGAGTCCCTTAGGGAGGAGCTGTGCGAGAAAACGAGAACGACGTACAATTTGTGCATAAAGTTCCTGCGAATGAAATACGCGAAAGACTCGTTGAGGCAGAAATTGGATCAATTGTTGAAAGAGCATCTGCAGGTGATGTCGGATATGATGGAGAAGTTGGACGAAGGGCGGGGAGAGCTGAACATTATCGTGTCGGACAAGTTCCAAGAGGCTTTGCCTTTGAGCAAAGCAAAATTTCTGCAG GTGGTGCAAAGAAACGCCCGATTGGTTCATGAAAACGCAACGCTAAGGATGCAGATAGAGCATCTCACGACGAACATAGAGGAACTGAAGAGTGGCATGCAGAAGCCTAAATTAATTAACATCGATGCTAAAATTATTGCCAAATTGGCCAATCGAAATTCAGCGAAATGTGGCAAGGAGACAGCAAAATGGCCGCCGTCTCAGTAA